From Brachyhypopomus gauderio isolate BG-103 unplaced genomic scaffold, BGAUD_0.2 sc40, whole genome shotgun sequence, one genomic window encodes:
- the serping1 gene encoding plasma protease C1 inhibitor isoform X1 encodes MLGLIIVLLLHGFSGCLSDISIPVGSSLTLPCLASLPDDLLFPKYTWTFTPDQQRDEDVLKHEPWWDVSEAELALQAVSLRHAGEYTCVVEAQSGDGLLKMETRFVLHIQEIPLMMRRLVLMETEGETVMLPCHPVLTSGNVSSARPVWYRMTEGSGHQEVHPVLKSQSSSNEADIATNRIYWTHDPKEQDWSIMIADVRLEDAGLYACDVNTESEKKTVSLQLMVNALPPPRCSNHSQPWEACLEPDNRSWKATVSEALTAFSVNVYAVLKGTHATHNLLFSPASIGGLLSYLLLGARGKTRTELESALSLPTEFSCIHLMMKKMRNESKESMVMAHQMFYNPEYEIKDTFVNQSMEFYDTEPEKLTNSSEKNVNMVNDWVSSKTNNKISQLIESVDPNTQFILLNAVYFIGKWKGSFDFKSKRGSFSTLSGEVVSVPILYSTKFELAISYMPSLKAQVARFPLTDHSSLYMVVPTTVSEEAFSLVEVSMTDKTIFSLVTQMESVPSMVSEVTLPKIKLMLNTDLISLLKKIGLFELFGDPNLCGMFPDHETVVLTDARHRAFLSLTEKGVEAAAASSISFSRSFSSFSAMKPFIFIVWSEQINCPLFMGRVLNPQQKD; translated from the exons ATGCTGGGTTTGATCATTGTCCTTCTGCTTCATGGG TTCTCAGGGTGTCTCTCGGACATCTCCATCCCGGTGGGCTCTTCTCTCACTCTACCTTGCCTGGCCTCCCTGCCCGACGACCTGCTCTTCCCCAAGTACACCTGGACCTTCACACCTGACCAGCAGAGAGATGAAGATGTCCTGAAGCACGAGCCCTGGTGGGACGTCTCTGAGGCAGAACTTGCTCTTCAAGCAGTGAGTTTGCGGCACGCGGGAGAATACACCTGTGTGGTGGAGGCCCAGTCTGGAGACGgactgctgaagatggagacgAGGTTTGTCCTGCACATCCAAG AGATCCCACTCATGATGAGGAGGCTGGTTCTCATGGAAACGGAGGGGGAGACAGTTATGCTCCCTTGTCATCCAGTCCTGACATCTGGGAACGTCAGCTCTGCCCGACCCGTCTGGTACAGAATGACTGAAGGTTCTGGCCACCAAGAGGTCCACCCAGTTTTAAAAAGTCAGAGCTCTAGCAATGAAGCAGACATAGCAACCAATCGGATCTACTGGACTCATGACCCTAAAGAACAGGATTGGTCCATCATGATTGCTGATGTCAGATTAGAAGACGCAGGGCTGTACGCCTGTGATGTGAACACGGAGTCAGAAAAGAAAACTGTGTCACTACAACTCATGGTGAATG CTCTCCCGCCCCCTCGCTGTTCAAACCACTCACAACCTTGGGAGGCGTGTCTTGAGCCAGACAACAGGTCCTGGAAGGCCACAGTGAGTGAGGCTCTGACGGCCTTCTCAGTTAATGTCTATGCCGTGCTGAAGGGCACACACGCCACCCACAACCTGCTCTTCTCCCCGGCCAGCATCGGGGGGCTGCTGTCCTACCTGCTGCTGG GTGCTCGAGGGAAGACCAGGACAGAATTGgaatctgctctctctctccccactgaGTTCTCCTGTATTCACTTAATgatgaagaagatgaggaatGAGTCAAAGGAGTCAATGGTCATGGCCCATCAGATGTTCTACAACCCTG AGTACGAGATCAAAGATACATTTGTTAACCAGTCGATGGAGTTCTACGATACAGAACCGGAGAAGCTCACCAACAGCAGTGAAAAGAACGTCAACATGGTGAATGACTGGGTGTCAAGTAAGACCAACAATAAAATAAGCCAGCTGATAGAGTCTGTGGACCCCAACACACAGTTCATACTCCTCAACGCTGTCTACTTCATCG GGAAATGGAAAGGCTCGTTTGATTTCAAAAGTAAGCGTGGCAGTTTCAGCACTCTTTCAGGGGAGGTAGTATCGGTACCAATTCTCTACAGCACAAAATTTGAATTGGCCATCAGCTACATGCCCTCGTTGAAGGCTCAG GTGGCGAGATTCCCTCTCACAGACCACAGCAGTCTGTATATGGTGGTGCCAACTACAGTTTCAGAAGAAGCATTCTCACTGGTGGAGGTCAGCATGACTGACAAGACCATCTTCAGCCTGGTGACGCAAATGGAGTCGGTACCATCCATGGTGTCGGAGGTGACTCTGCCCAAGATTAAACTCATGCTCAACACAGACTTGATCAGCCTCCTGAAGAAAATAG GATTGTTCGAGTTGTTTGGTGATCCAAATCTGTGTGGGATGTTCCCAGACCACGAGACTGTGGTCTTGACAGACGCACGTCACCGCGCCTTCCTGTCCCTGACagagaaaggtgtggaagcAGCAGCGGCCAGTAGCATCTCCTTCTCACGCTCATTCAGCAGCTTCAGTGCCATGAAGCCCTTCATCTTCATCGTGTGGAGTGAGCAGATCAACTGCCCTCTCTTCATGGGGAGAGTCCTCAACCCCCAGCAGaaagactga
- the serping1 gene encoding plasma protease C1 inhibitor isoform X2 translates to MLGLIIVLLLHGFSGCLSDISIPVGSSLTLPCLASLPDDLLFPKYTWTFTPDQQRDEDVLKHEPWWDVSEAELALQAVSLRHAGEYTCVVEAQSGDGLLKMETRFVLHIQEIPLMMRRLVLMETEGETVMLPCHPVLTSGNVSSARPVWYRMTEGSGHQEVHPVLKSQSSSNEADIATNRIYWTHDPKEQDWSIMIADVRLEDAGLYACDVNTESEKKTVSLQLMVNGARGKTRTELESALSLPTEFSCIHLMMKKMRNESKESMVMAHQMFYNPEYEIKDTFVNQSMEFYDTEPEKLTNSSEKNVNMVNDWVSSKTNNKISQLIESVDPNTQFILLNAVYFIGKWKGSFDFKSKRGSFSTLSGEVVSVPILYSTKFELAISYMPSLKAQVARFPLTDHSSLYMVVPTTVSEEAFSLVEVSMTDKTIFSLVTQMESVPSMVSEVTLPKIKLMLNTDLISLLKKIGLFELFGDPNLCGMFPDHETVVLTDARHRAFLSLTEKGVEAAAASSISFSRSFSSFSAMKPFIFIVWSEQINCPLFMGRVLNPQQKD, encoded by the exons ATGCTGGGTTTGATCATTGTCCTTCTGCTTCATGGG TTCTCAGGGTGTCTCTCGGACATCTCCATCCCGGTGGGCTCTTCTCTCACTCTACCTTGCCTGGCCTCCCTGCCCGACGACCTGCTCTTCCCCAAGTACACCTGGACCTTCACACCTGACCAGCAGAGAGATGAAGATGTCCTGAAGCACGAGCCCTGGTGGGACGTCTCTGAGGCAGAACTTGCTCTTCAAGCAGTGAGTTTGCGGCACGCGGGAGAATACACCTGTGTGGTGGAGGCCCAGTCTGGAGACGgactgctgaagatggagacgAGGTTTGTCCTGCACATCCAAG AGATCCCACTCATGATGAGGAGGCTGGTTCTCATGGAAACGGAGGGGGAGACAGTTATGCTCCCTTGTCATCCAGTCCTGACATCTGGGAACGTCAGCTCTGCCCGACCCGTCTGGTACAGAATGACTGAAGGTTCTGGCCACCAAGAGGTCCACCCAGTTTTAAAAAGTCAGAGCTCTAGCAATGAAGCAGACATAGCAACCAATCGGATCTACTGGACTCATGACCCTAAAGAACAGGATTGGTCCATCATGATTGCTGATGTCAGATTAGAAGACGCAGGGCTGTACGCCTGTGATGTGAACACGGAGTCAGAAAAGAAAACTGTGTCACTACAACTCATGGTGAATG GTGCTCGAGGGAAGACCAGGACAGAATTGgaatctgctctctctctccccactgaGTTCTCCTGTATTCACTTAATgatgaagaagatgaggaatGAGTCAAAGGAGTCAATGGTCATGGCCCATCAGATGTTCTACAACCCTG AGTACGAGATCAAAGATACATTTGTTAACCAGTCGATGGAGTTCTACGATACAGAACCGGAGAAGCTCACCAACAGCAGTGAAAAGAACGTCAACATGGTGAATGACTGGGTGTCAAGTAAGACCAACAATAAAATAAGCCAGCTGATAGAGTCTGTGGACCCCAACACACAGTTCATACTCCTCAACGCTGTCTACTTCATCG GGAAATGGAAAGGCTCGTTTGATTTCAAAAGTAAGCGTGGCAGTTTCAGCACTCTTTCAGGGGAGGTAGTATCGGTACCAATTCTCTACAGCACAAAATTTGAATTGGCCATCAGCTACATGCCCTCGTTGAAGGCTCAG GTGGCGAGATTCCCTCTCACAGACCACAGCAGTCTGTATATGGTGGTGCCAACTACAGTTTCAGAAGAAGCATTCTCACTGGTGGAGGTCAGCATGACTGACAAGACCATCTTCAGCCTGGTGACGCAAATGGAGTCGGTACCATCCATGGTGTCGGAGGTGACTCTGCCCAAGATTAAACTCATGCTCAACACAGACTTGATCAGCCTCCTGAAGAAAATAG GATTGTTCGAGTTGTTTGGTGATCCAAATCTGTGTGGGATGTTCCCAGACCACGAGACTGTGGTCTTGACAGACGCACGTCACCGCGCCTTCCTGTCCCTGACagagaaaggtgtggaagcAGCAGCGGCCAGTAGCATCTCCTTCTCACGCTCATTCAGCAGCTTCAGTGCCATGAAGCCCTTCATCTTCATCGTGTGGAGTGAGCAGATCAACTGCCCTCTCTTCATGGGGAGAGTCCTCAACCCCCAGCAGaaagactga